Proteins from one Triticum aestivum cultivar Chinese Spring chromosome 7A, IWGSC CS RefSeq v2.1, whole genome shotgun sequence genomic window:
- the LOC123147177 gene encoding uncharacterized protein, whose protein sequence is MLPPAPSLRHLPPDRCSLAVTSSKPKMKASPESLFGSSSPSGSKGSLSHRNQPWLPLALLTADTKTRSTPWEVSAVGDLRNIATSSLNLNSLKHSLDALHGDSACDLEASHSRISKRIKMQSWRRRSIGRCSRRLPIEEMKFAR, encoded by the exons ATGCTGCCTCCGGCTCCGAGCCTCCGACACCTCCCTCCTGACCGGTGCTCGCTGGCAGTCACGTCGTCCAAGCCCAAGATGAAGGCCAGCCCCGAATCCCTCTTCGGTTCCTCGTCGCCATCCGGCAGCAAAGGGTCTCTCTCCCATCGCAATCAGCCGTGGCTTCCTCTAGCCCTCCTCACTGCTGACACCAAGACCAGATCCACGCCGTGGGAGGTGTCCGCCGTCGGCGACCTGAGGAACATCGCCACCTCGAGCCTCAACCTCAACTCGCTCAAGCATAGCCTTGACGCGCTCCATGGCGACTCCGCCTGTGACCTCGAGGCCTCCCACTCCCGAATCTCCAAGCGCATCAAG ATGCAGAGCTGGCGGAGAAGGAGCATAGGAAGATGTTCGAGAAGATTGCCGATCGAGGAGATGAAG TTTGCAAGAT
- the LOC123147178 gene encoding uncharacterized protein: MEGGSSASLSSKSAAPARKRKPGTWGRLPRVPRAATHAIKERGELGIWFITPEELQRQALERANELEKMDDSGCDTEEAKIAFRAFKEENLRLDRWIAKGWPEHIVVNRNPQPSDMEEEYLTAEDMEARFSHRNPTHGAQLKHFACLALAHYNATKTEHKFDLGEALTSNWFSEACGTTYAHVNFTAIPQKSNHPTKRLFFVELMLIPELQMEEDTEPMRVLHVSTIDDVPCYGKNLEFTRLAEVVRLGG; encoded by the exons ATGGAGGGCGGCTCCAGTGCGTCGTTGTCGAGCAAGTCGGCGGCGCCGGCAAGGAAGAGGAAGCCGGGGACATGGGGGAGGCTCCCGCGTGTCCCGCGCGCCGCGACCCATGCCATCAAGGAAAGGGGGGAGCTGGGGATATGGTTCATAACGCCTGAGGAGTTGCAGCGGCAGGCCCTGGAGCGTGCCAACGAGCTGGAGAAGATGGACGACAGCGGGTGCGACACGGAGGAGGCCAAAATCGCCTTCCGGGCCTTCAAGGAGGAGAATCTCCGCTTGGACCGCTGGATCGCCAAGGGCTGGCCGGAGCATATAGTCGTCAACCGCAACCCGCAGCCCAGCGACATGGA GGAAGAGTATCTGACCGCCGAGGACATGGAGGCACGCTTCTCACATCGTAACCCCACTCATGGAGCACAACTAAAACACTTTGCTTGCCTTGCCTTGGCACATTACAATGCCACAAAGACCGAG CACAAGTTTGACCTTGGTGAAGCCTTGACATCTAACTGGTTTTCTGAGGCGTGTGGGACGACATATGCTCATGTCAACTTCACGGCCATTCCCCAGAAGAGTAATCACCCTACGAAGAGGTTATTCTTCGTTGAGCTCATGCTCATTCCAGAGCTCCAGATGGAGGAGGATACCGAGCCTATGCGTGTGCTGCATGTCTCGACTATTGATGATGTTCCCTGTTATG GAAAAAACCTGGAGTTCACCAGGCTGGCTGAAGTTGTGAGGCTGGGAGGCTGA